The following proteins are co-located in the Streptococcus anginosus genome:
- the yabA gene encoding DNA replication initiation control protein YabA codes for MNKKELFDALDEFSQNLLVTLAEVEAIKKNLKGVVEENVALRLENDKLRERLGQVEHTTTPKTKRNRDNLRKLYEDGFHVCTDFYGQRRENDAECMFCDELLFRE; via the coding sequence ATGAATAAAAAAGAATTATTTGATGCTCTTGATGAATTTTCTCAAAATCTGCTTGTGACTTTGGCAGAAGTAGAGGCAATTAAGAAAAATCTGAAAGGCGTAGTAGAAGAAAACGTAGCGCTTCGTTTGGAAAATGATAAATTACGAGAGCGATTGGGCCAAGTGGAGCATACAACAACACCAAAAACAAAAAGAAATCGCGATAATCTGCGCAAACTCTATGAAGATGGTTTTCATGTGTGCACAGATTTTTATGGTCAGCGTCGTGAAAATGATGCAGAATGTATGTTTTGTGATGAATTACTTTTTAGGGAGTAA
- a CDS encoding DNA polymerase III subunit delta' yields MKIEELARLQPVLFERFEQILQQNRLNHAYLFTGAFGSFEMAQCLAQSLFCTNKNGVLPCGECRNCCLIEEEDFSDVTVVRPINNIIKTERVRELVRNFSQSGFESNKQVFIICDADKMHVNAANSLLKVIEEPQSEVYIFLLTADENLILPTIKSRAQLFHFPKNQAYLLKKLEQTGLIKTQAELLTAYGQTEEEAMRLAASPAFFDLAAECDRFASLCLNRKETAYLQVAKLASLADDKEKQEQALKLLELLFAKEMQTTCGRFYLEGIFTAIKMWQANVSFQNALEYMVLQERE; encoded by the coding sequence ATGAAAATAGAAGAATTAGCTCGGTTACAGCCAGTCTTGTTTGAGCGTTTTGAACAAATTTTACAGCAGAATCGTCTGAATCATGCTTATCTGTTTACAGGAGCTTTCGGTAGTTTTGAGATGGCTCAATGTTTAGCACAGAGTTTATTTTGTACCAATAAAAATGGTGTCTTACCCTGTGGTGAATGTCGAAATTGCTGCTTGATTGAGGAAGAGGATTTTTCAGATGTGACGGTTGTTCGACCAATCAATAATATTATAAAGACAGAGCGAGTCAGAGAATTGGTACGCAATTTTTCGCAGTCTGGATTTGAGAGCAACAAGCAAGTGTTTATCATTTGTGATGCGGACAAGATGCATGTCAATGCAGCTAATTCGCTGTTAAAGGTCATTGAAGAGCCGCAAAGTGAAGTGTATATTTTCTTGTTGACAGCGGATGAAAATCTTATTTTGCCCACGATTAAAAGCCGAGCGCAGCTATTTCATTTTCCAAAAAATCAAGCCTATTTGCTTAAAAAATTGGAGCAGACTGGGCTGATAAAGACACAAGCAGAATTGTTAACTGCTTATGGTCAAACAGAAGAAGAAGCCATGCGTTTGGCAGCTAGTCCAGCTTTTTTTGACTTGGCAGCAGAATGTGATCGTTTTGCATCGCTTTGCTTAAATCGAAAAGAGACTGCTTATTTGCAGGTTGCGAAGTTGGCTAGTCTGGCAGATGATAAGGAAAAGCAAGAACAGGCTTTGAAACTCTTGGAGCTTCTCTTTGCAAAAGAAATGCAAACAACATGTGGACGCTTCTATTTAGAAGGTATATTTACAGCAATAAAAATGTGGCAAGCAAATGTTAGTTTTCAAAATGCACTAGAATATATGGTGTTACAAGAAAGAGAATGA
- a CDS encoding YitT family protein — protein MSKFKNYLTIVLGAGIFAFAINYLIIPNHLYEGGATGVTLITYYLFKIPVSLMNLIINIPLFIIAWRIFGSRLLYSSILGTFAVSAWLAIFEKIPFVINLEGDLVIVTLLTGIIAGVGLGIVFNAGGTTGGTDIIARIANKYTNISMGKLMFTVDFCVLIFVILVFKDVRLVIYTLIFVFIASRVIDLIGEGGYAGKGFMVITSRPEELAKKIDEDLGRGITFINGQGYYSENDLKLIYCVVGRNEMQSMKKVIHSVDPHAFITITDAHEILGEGFTLDVNKQPIQK, from the coding sequence ATGTCTAAGTTTAAAAACTATCTAACGATTGTTCTAGGAGCTGGAATTTTTGCTTTTGCAATCAATTATCTGATTATTCCGAATCATTTGTATGAGGGAGGCGCAACTGGTGTGACCCTCATTACATACTATCTTTTTAAGATTCCTGTTTCACTGATGAATCTCATCATCAACATTCCTCTTTTCATTATTGCTTGGAGAATTTTTGGATCGCGACTTTTGTACTCTAGCATCTTAGGAACCTTTGCCGTTTCTGCTTGGCTGGCGATATTTGAAAAAATCCCTTTCGTGATTAACCTTGAAGGCGACCTCGTGATTGTGACGCTTCTGACAGGGATTATTGCTGGTGTTGGACTAGGAATTGTTTTCAATGCCGGTGGTACGACTGGCGGTACCGATATTATTGCTCGAATCGCTAACAAGTATACGAATATCTCCATGGGAAAATTGATGTTTACCGTAGACTTCTGCGTCCTTATTTTCGTTATACTTGTTTTTAAAGATGTTCGCCTAGTGATTTATACCTTGATTTTTGTCTTTATCGCTTCACGAGTGATTGACTTGATTGGTGAAGGCGGTTATGCCGGCAAGGGCTTCATGGTTATTACTAGCCGCCCAGAAGAATTGGCAAAGAAAATTGATGAAGATCTCGGTCGTGGAATTACTTTCATCAATGGACAAGGCTACTACAGTGAGAATGATTTGAAACTCATTTACTGCGTCGTTGGACGAAACGAAATGCAATCCATGAAAAAAGTTATTCATAGCGTCGATCCACATGCCTTTATTACCATTACAGATGCCCATGAAATCCTTGGTGAAGGCTTTACCTTAGATGTCAATAAGCAACCGATTCAGAAATAA
- the tmk gene encoding dTMP kinase yields MSKGIFISLEGPDGAGKSSVLEALIPILEAKGQAFVTTREPGGVAVAEKIRDVVLDPKHTEIDEKTELLLYIASRRQHLVERILPALDRGEMVLVDRFIDSSVAYQGFGRGLKVADIDWLNDFATDGLKPDLTLYFDIEAEEGLARIAKSKERGADRLDRESVEWHQRVREGYLSILEKEPNRMKRIDASQPLEKVISDTIAVLAEHVESLR; encoded by the coding sequence ATGTCAAAAGGAATATTCATCTCTTTAGAGGGACCAGATGGTGCAGGAAAATCAAGTGTTTTAGAAGCCTTGATTCCCATTTTAGAAGCAAAAGGGCAAGCGTTTGTCACTACGCGTGAGCCTGGTGGAGTGGCAGTTGCGGAGAAGATTCGCGATGTTGTTTTAGATCCGAAGCATACGGAAATCGATGAAAAAACGGAACTGCTCCTCTATATTGCCAGTCGCAGGCAACATTTGGTGGAACGTATTTTGCCTGCTTTAGATCGTGGCGAAATGGTGCTGGTGGATCGCTTTATTGATAGTTCGGTGGCGTATCAAGGTTTTGGTCGAGGTCTGAAGGTGGCTGATATTGATTGGCTGAATGATTTTGCGACCGATGGTTTGAAGCCAGATTTGACCCTTTATTTTGATATTGAAGCAGAGGAAGGCTTGGCTCGTATTGCTAAGAGCAAAGAGCGTGGTGCGGACCGTTTGGATCGTGAAAGTGTGGAATGGCATCAACGAGTCCGTGAAGGATATTTATCTATTCTTGAAAAAGAGCCAAATCGTATGAAAAGGATTGACGCCAGTCAGCCACTTGAAAAAGTAATTTCCGATACGATAGCAGTGCTAGCAGAGCATGTTGAGAGTTTAAGATGA
- a CDS encoding CBS domain-containing protein → MAVKDFMTRKVVYISPDTTVAHAADIMREQGLHRLPVIENDQLVGLVTEGTIAEASPSKATSLSIYEMNYLLNKTKIKDVMIRDVVTVSQFASLEDATYLMLKNKIGILPVVDNQQVYGVITDRDVFRAFLEIAGYGEEGIRVRFITEDEVGVLEKIVHLIVEENLNISNAVNIPRKDGKVIIEVQIDGNVDLPALKAKFEDKGIQVEDITRTSAKAL, encoded by the coding sequence ATGGCAGTTAAAGATTTTATGACACGAAAAGTGGTGTATATTAGCCCAGACACGACAGTAGCGCATGCGGCGGATATTATGCGTGAGCAGGGATTGCACCGGCTTCCTGTTATTGAAAATGACCAATTGGTTGGTTTGGTGACTGAAGGAACGATCGCCGAAGCAAGTCCTTCAAAAGCAACGAGTTTGTCCATTTACGAGATGAATTATTTGCTAAACAAGACAAAGATTAAAGACGTCATGATTCGTGATGTGGTGACGGTGTCACAATTTGCTAGTTTGGAAGATGCTACTTACTTGATGTTGAAAAATAAAATTGGCATTTTGCCAGTGGTGGACAATCAGCAAGTGTACGGTGTCATTACAGATCGTGATGTTTTCAGAGCCTTTCTTGAAATTGCTGGCTATGGTGAAGAAGGCATTCGCGTGCGTTTCATTACAGAAGATGAAGTCGGCGTGTTGGAGAAGATTGTGCATTTGATTGTCGAAGAAAATCTCAATATCTCTAACGCTGTTAATATTCCACGCAAAGATGGCAAAGTTATCATTGAAGTTCAAATTGATGGTAATGTGGATTTGCCGGCTTTAAAAGCGAAATTTGAAGACAAAGGCATTCAGGTAGAAGACATTACCCGTACTTCAGCAAAAGCATTATAA
- the rsmI gene encoding 16S rRNA (cytidine(1402)-2'-O)-methyltransferase, with product MQVQKSFKGQSPYGKLYLVATPIGNMDDMSIRMVNTLKEVDFIAAEDTRNTGLLLKHFGITTKQISFHEHNAKEKIPDLIRLLKSGQNIAQVSDAGLPSISDPGHDLVKAAIAEEIAVVTVPGPSAGISALIASGLAPQPHIFYGFLPRKAGQQKEFFSNKKAYPETQIFYESPHRVKATLENMLSIYGDRSVVLVRELTKIYEEYQRGLISEVIGFITENPLKGECLLIVEGFKEEEIEQSEADLLAEVDLLVAAGAKKNQAIKEVAKKYGWNKSELYARYHEQVSE from the coding sequence ATGCAGGTTCAAAAAAGTTTTAAAGGTCAGTCTCCTTATGGGAAGCTCTATCTGGTGGCTACTCCGATTGGGAATATGGACGATATGAGCATCCGTATGGTGAATACTCTGAAAGAAGTCGATTTCATTGCAGCAGAAGATACCAGAAATACTGGTTTGTTGCTCAAGCATTTTGGTATTACTACGAAGCAGATCAGCTTTCACGAGCATAATGCCAAAGAAAAAATCCCTGATTTGATTCGTTTGCTGAAAAGCGGGCAGAATATTGCTCAGGTTTCGGATGCCGGCTTGCCTAGTATTTCGGATCCGGGGCATGATTTAGTTAAAGCTGCTATTGCTGAGGAAATCGCAGTAGTGACTGTGCCTGGTCCCAGCGCAGGCATTTCAGCTTTGATAGCTAGTGGCTTAGCTCCACAACCTCATATTTTTTATGGATTTTTGCCACGCAAGGCTGGTCAGCAAAAAGAGTTTTTTTCTAATAAAAAAGCCTATCCAGAGACACAGATTTTTTACGAATCTCCTCATCGGGTCAAAGCCACTTTAGAAAATATGCTCAGTATCTATGGGGATCGTTCTGTAGTACTAGTACGGGAATTAACTAAGATTTATGAAGAATACCAGCGCGGCTTGATTTCGGAAGTGATTGGCTTTATTACGGAAAATCCACTAAAAGGTGAATGTTTGTTAATCGTAGAAGGTTTTAAGGAAGAAGAGATTGAACAGTCAGAAGCGGATTTGTTGGCAGAGGTTGATCTTCTAGTAGCAGCAGGAGCAAAGAAAAATCAAGCTATCAAAGAAGTAGCGAAAAAATACGGCTGGAATAAGAGTGAATTATATGCTCGTTATCATGAGCAAGTCAGTGAGTAA